Proteins encoded together in one Oceanispirochaeta sp. window:
- the rlmKL gene encoding bifunctional 23S rRNA (guanine(2069)-N(7))-methyltransferase RlmK/23S rRNA (guanine(2445)-N(2))-methyltransferase RlmL: protein MEKQESRIHPDKMTQYNLFAACPLYLEDLLEEEVIQWGGCIEKRTTGGLSFTATLESIYKFCLHTRVAGHLLLLLHEFNLTEQLDSISKEAMSFPWDTIMAPDATFSCRASAKGRGNINQQLATLKLKDGVADYWREKTGSRPDVDRQNPDIKVQVHVQDSIKGQIYLDLSGESLSNRGYRLDSSMAALRENTAAGLLLRSGWKTFSREKAILIDPMCGSGTLLVEAAMIAADLPANLYRNHYGFMNWKSHDQDLWEEITDQAEEEWNKGLENLPRITGYDIDKKAIASATENVKRAGLEKYIHVEKRSLEEFSLTEAQISAPKGLIVTNPPYGVRLGEKNEIYSLYRNIGDMARDPQLKGWNLTVISNDNSLLKAIGLRHSRENKIMNGALSCFIYHYELFGSEKKKKDLDTNHQPEEQKLSNEGIQFQNRLIKRKKHLGKWLKREEISCYRLYDVDLPNFNFAIDVYENKWIHIQEYKPPVTVDMVRSEERTKEALTILKDLFSLQSNLIFLKQRRRQKGQDQYRPLGSQGERFLIREWGQRIWVNFTDYLDTGIFLDHRNIRRYLLENSSGKSMLNLFAYTCTASLMAAAGGASKVVSVDSSKTYLAWGRDNFSLNSLRSPSFIFDQSDSFKWLRSNTGFFDIIFLDPPTFSNSKSRTSVFDIQNDHCALIHLCMKKLNKDGLLIFSNNYRQFEMDKEILDEYNISEETKWTDSEDFQKKKSGHRCWFIRIK, encoded by the coding sequence ATGGAAAAACAGGAGAGTCGAATTCATCCTGATAAAATGACCCAATACAATCTATTTGCAGCCTGCCCCTTATACTTAGAAGACCTTCTGGAAGAGGAAGTGATTCAATGGGGCGGCTGTATAGAAAAAAGGACGACCGGAGGTCTGTCTTTTACAGCCACATTGGAGTCTATCTATAAATTTTGTCTTCATACCCGTGTTGCTGGACACCTTCTCCTGCTCCTTCATGAGTTTAATCTGACAGAGCAGCTGGATTCCATAAGCAAGGAAGCCATGAGCTTCCCCTGGGATACCATAATGGCTCCGGATGCCACCTTTTCCTGTAGAGCCTCTGCCAAAGGGCGGGGGAACATTAACCAGCAACTGGCTACTCTGAAACTGAAAGACGGTGTCGCAGACTACTGGAGGGAAAAAACAGGGAGCCGTCCTGATGTTGACCGGCAGAATCCGGATATCAAGGTACAGGTTCATGTTCAAGACTCTATCAAGGGGCAGATCTATCTAGATCTTTCAGGAGAAAGCCTTTCAAACAGAGGATACAGATTGGATTCATCCATGGCAGCCTTAAGAGAAAATACGGCGGCAGGACTGCTTCTCCGTTCAGGTTGGAAGACTTTCAGCCGGGAAAAAGCCATCCTCATCGATCCCATGTGCGGCAGCGGTACCCTTCTTGTTGAAGCAGCCATGATCGCAGCAGATCTGCCGGCAAATCTCTATAGAAACCATTATGGTTTTATGAACTGGAAATCCCATGATCAGGATCTTTGGGAAGAGATCACCGATCAGGCGGAAGAAGAGTGGAATAAAGGGTTGGAAAACCTTCCGAGAATAACGGGCTATGATATCGATAAAAAGGCGATTGCTTCGGCCACTGAGAATGTAAAAAGAGCTGGTCTTGAAAAATATATTCATGTAGAAAAGAGGTCACTGGAAGAGTTTTCTCTGACAGAAGCACAAATATCCGCTCCTAAAGGTTTAATTGTTACCAATCCGCCCTACGGTGTGAGACTCGGTGAAAAAAATGAAATCTACTCCCTTTACCGGAATATAGGAGATATGGCCAGAGATCCTCAATTAAAAGGGTGGAATCTTACGGTCATTTCAAATGATAATTCTCTCCTCAAGGCGATTGGTCTGCGCCATAGCCGGGAAAACAAAATCATGAATGGAGCTCTCTCCTGTTTTATCTATCATTATGAATTATTCGGAAGTGAGAAAAAAAAGAAAGACCTGGATACGAATCATCAACCGGAAGAACAGAAACTGAGCAATGAAGGAATTCAGTTCCAGAACAGGCTTATAAAAAGAAAAAAACACCTCGGGAAGTGGTTAAAAAGAGAAGAAATCAGTTGTTATAGACTCTATGATGTGGATTTGCCCAATTTTAATTTTGCCATTGATGTCTATGAAAACAAATGGATTCATATACAGGAGTATAAGCCTCCTGTCACCGTTGATATGGTAAGATCTGAAGAGCGGACAAAAGAAGCCCTTACCATATTGAAGGATCTTTTTTCACTGCAGAGTAACCTAATCTTCCTGAAGCAGAGACGCAGACAAAAAGGCCAGGACCAGTATCGTCCCCTAGGATCACAGGGAGAACGTTTTCTGATTCGGGAATGGGGCCAAAGAATCTGGGTAAATTTTACGGATTACCTGGATACTGGAATATTCCTTGACCATAGGAATATTCGCCGGTACCTGCTGGAAAACAGCTCCGGAAAATCAATGCTAAACCTTTTTGCCTATACCTGTACAGCCAGTTTGATGGCTGCAGCTGGAGGAGCCTCCAAGGTTGTCTCTGTTGACAGCTCCAAAACATATCTTGCCTGGGGCCGTGATAACTTCAGCCTGAACAGCTTGAGAAGCCCATCATTTATTTTTGATCAATCTGACAGCTTTAAATGGTTAAGGTCAAATACTGGTTTTTTCGATATAATCTTTCTGGACCCTCCCACATTTTCAAACTCGAAATCCAGAACTTCTGTTTTTGATATCCAGAATGATCATTGTGCTCTGATTCATCTATGCATGAAGAAACTGAATAAAGATGGTTTATTGATTTTCTCGAACAACTACAGACAATTTGAAATGGATAAGGAAATCCTTGATGAATATAACATTTCCGAAGAGACAAAGTGGACGGATTCAGAAGATTTTCAAAAGAAAAAGTCTGGCCACCGCTGTTGGTTTATCCGCATTAAATAA
- a CDS encoding FlgD immunoglobulin-like domain containing protein, translated as MNNRIKKTTILLWMAMFLTFSIAADSSGELAYPLYSPLFLGSGASVTRMDSPQAASINPAASANVQRVILDLNYINLSGWEESGMGHAVNTALAYPSKYGVFTGALHFLTTEALNAPSMDFGTFGSVNAAFSKEIYKDFYTGFSLSSALGTDMDWGAGLNIGFIHKPGTIGKMKNFRWAGSFNQIGKGYGSVKSGTYLNAVPNNLTLQLGAGFDIIDKKDFTWAINGDIALPTFSDVKVELGQTITIQKNLSIATSSSVILSDSIEGNYQTLIPSIGISYNYSFKPKGEEKTRKQTSEIEFQASGAPLYNGVVAIGAGATIPFGVRDTNPPEISYDYKDPIYISPNLNGVQDELDFPYSVKDERYIMGYTFSVYNEDGTLVKEFKNKDERPENESFKNIFDRLFAAKNGTGLPETFRWDGVMESGEIAPDGTYSVQMSFRDDNDNQSESEKMTVVLDTVPPVISLEKPQGTGLIFSPDGDGNKEKLFIKQNGSSENLWTAAIRNLDGSVVKSIKIESNSPESFYWDGTDDQGIIVPDGVYSYEIESTDPSGNHVSEKLENILVNTEQPPVNLTIDNAWLSPGNTDGIDTINFGPVIPVTSGIIEWELQVQDMQGKSFWSYNNRRLGILEVPKIINYTGDAGVNGRLAEGRYRGYLTIQYQNGYTPEAYSPGFTVDTSAPIGRVSGDQILSPDGDGFKDTLTLSLDTSEEDYWEGFIRSSKNETVKSYFWRGKADPQIVWDGRDQEGRSVPDGKYNFYLEAFDKAGNRGISPAHSFSLDTREMSAKISVSEDAFSPDNNGVKDEVTFFTVIDNPETVESWTLKVLSERDKSTVKTWKGSGKAALTYTWKGEGDSGGKVVDGTYKAELTLVYQKGDRPVVQTTLFEKDTVPPVLNVQSDKTLFSPDNDGLGDSILIRQSSSQEAEITARMMDDAGNTIRSWFWKNRPEDLNWDGKDENGNIVPDGLYQYKLSSSDAAGNSSEISLNNIEIVTAGTAVYLTAKSSLFSPLSEQFSSQDFTVYVTNKKGIEKWTLKIKDSENTVVKTISGRAVTPPLLTWDGRSDSGSLLEGSFTAELQLVYSKGNKPVALSREFLLDNSAPLVGIELSPVPFSPDDDNVDDELKIGLSVRDLSPIRDWEMTIRDPKGKEFITFGGRGRPSERIIWDGRSRQGELVQSAEDYPYEIRVTDFLGHSTAEKGLIPVDILVIREGNQLKVRISNITFQPYKAALVSEGDHGNKNREVLKRLSEVLKKYGSYGIVIEGHAVSEYYNNPVRAAREEKEELQPLSLSRAVTVKEYLNTQGIQESRMNVIGKGGTEPVVPHSDLENRWKNRRVEFILIK; from the coding sequence ATTTTCCATTGCGGCGGATTCCTCGGGAGAATTGGCATACCCCCTCTATTCACCTCTGTTTCTAGGAAGCGGAGCCTCGGTCACCAGAATGGATTCGCCTCAGGCGGCCAGTATAAATCCTGCGGCATCCGCTAATGTTCAAAGGGTAATTCTGGATTTAAACTACATTAATTTGTCCGGATGGGAAGAATCAGGCATGGGTCATGCCGTCAACACAGCCTTGGCCTATCCTTCAAAATATGGAGTATTTACAGGCGCTCTTCATTTCCTGACAACTGAGGCTCTGAATGCACCCTCAATGGATTTCGGGACATTTGGTTCTGTGAATGCCGCTTTTTCAAAAGAAATCTACAAAGACTTTTACACTGGATTCAGTCTTAGTTCTGCCCTGGGAACAGACATGGACTGGGGTGCGGGTTTAAATATAGGATTTATTCATAAACCGGGAACCATCGGTAAAATGAAAAACTTCCGATGGGCCGGATCATTCAATCAGATTGGTAAAGGATACGGCAGTGTAAAAAGTGGAACATACCTGAATGCTGTTCCTAATAATTTGACCCTCCAATTGGGAGCTGGTTTTGATATCATCGATAAAAAAGATTTTACCTGGGCTATCAATGGTGACATTGCCCTGCCTACTTTTTCTGATGTAAAAGTGGAACTGGGACAGACTATTACAATCCAGAAAAATTTGAGTATTGCCACATCTTCTTCCGTGATACTCTCAGATTCGATTGAGGGGAACTACCAGACCCTCATACCCTCAATAGGCATCAGTTATAACTACTCATTCAAGCCGAAGGGAGAAGAAAAGACTCGGAAGCAAACCAGTGAGATTGAATTTCAAGCCTCCGGAGCACCACTGTACAATGGAGTTGTCGCCATTGGAGCTGGTGCCACCATACCTTTTGGTGTGAGAGATACCAATCCGCCGGAGATAAGCTATGATTATAAAGATCCGATTTATATATCACCCAATTTAAATGGTGTTCAGGATGAACTGGATTTCCCCTACAGCGTGAAGGATGAGCGCTATATCATGGGCTATACATTCTCTGTTTATAATGAGGATGGAACTCTGGTTAAAGAATTCAAAAATAAGGACGAACGTCCTGAAAATGAGAGTTTTAAAAATATTTTTGACAGGTTGTTTGCTGCTAAAAATGGAACAGGACTCCCCGAGACTTTCCGTTGGGATGGTGTCATGGAGAGTGGAGAAATTGCTCCCGATGGAACTTACAGCGTTCAAATGTCTTTCAGGGATGATAATGACAACCAATCAGAATCAGAAAAAATGACCGTTGTATTAGATACGGTTCCTCCTGTAATCAGCCTGGAAAAACCCCAGGGTACGGGACTGATATTCTCTCCCGACGGTGATGGGAATAAAGAAAAACTGTTCATCAAACAGAATGGATCCTCTGAAAATCTCTGGACAGCTGCTATCAGGAACCTCGATGGAAGTGTCGTTAAAAGCATAAAGATTGAAAGCAACTCACCCGAATCTTTTTATTGGGATGGAACGGATGACCAGGGAATCATTGTTCCTGATGGTGTTTACAGCTATGAAATTGAGTCTACCGACCCTTCAGGAAATCATGTATCAGAAAAACTTGAGAATATTCTTGTCAACACAGAACAGCCCCCTGTCAATCTGACCATCGACAACGCCTGGCTCAGTCCTGGAAATACTGATGGAATTGACACAATCAATTTCGGTCCTGTCATTCCTGTGACTTCCGGCATCATAGAGTGGGAACTCCAGGTGCAGGACATGCAGGGTAAAAGCTTCTGGAGCTACAACAATAGAAGATTAGGCATCCTGGAAGTACCAAAAATTATTAATTATACGGGAGATGCCGGGGTAAACGGCCGACTGGCAGAAGGAAGATACAGAGGATATCTAACCATTCAGTACCAGAATGGTTATACTCCAGAGGCCTATTCTCCCGGATTTACTGTGGATACAAGTGCGCCGATCGGCCGGGTCAGCGGAGATCAGATACTCTCTCCTGATGGAGACGGATTTAAAGACACCCTGACTCTTTCACTGGATACATCTGAAGAGGATTATTGGGAAGGTTTTATACGTAGCAGTAAGAATGAAACCGTAAAATCCTATTTCTGGAGAGGAAAAGCAGACCCTCAGATAGTCTGGGACGGCAGAGATCAGGAAGGACGGTCTGTTCCTGATGGGAAATACAACTTTTATCTCGAAGCCTTTGATAAGGCCGGGAACAGAGGGATTTCTCCTGCTCATAGTTTCTCACTGGATACAAGAGAGATGTCTGCGAAGATTTCAGTCAGTGAAGATGCTTTTTCTCCTGATAATAATGGAGTCAAGGATGAAGTCACATTCTTTACTGTCATTGATAATCCGGAAACTGTAGAATCATGGACATTGAAGGTCCTTTCGGAACGAGACAAGTCCACAGTAAAAACCTGGAAAGGATCTGGAAAAGCAGCCCTGACATATACCTGGAAGGGAGAAGGGGACAGTGGAGGAAAAGTCGTAGATGGGACCTATAAGGCAGAGTTGACACTGGTCTATCAAAAGGGTGACCGTCCTGTTGTCCAAACGACACTATTTGAAAAAGACACTGTGCCACCCGTTCTGAATGTTCAGTCAGATAAGACCCTCTTTTCTCCTGATAATGATGGATTGGGGGATTCTATTCTGATCAGGCAGAGTTCTTCTCAAGAAGCTGAAATTACAGCCCGGATGATGGATGATGCAGGGAATACAATAAGATCCTGGTTCTGGAAAAACAGGCCGGAGGATCTGAACTGGGACGGCAAGGATGAAAACGGCAATATTGTTCCCGATGGGCTCTATCAGTATAAGTTGAGCTCCTCTGATGCCGCCGGGAACAGCAGTGAAATCAGTTTGAATAATATTGAAATTGTTACGGCGGGCACAGCTGTTTACCTGACCGCTAAAAGTTCCTTATTTTCTCCTCTGTCAGAACAATTCAGCTCTCAGGATTTTACGGTCTATGTAACCAACAAGAAGGGGATTGAGAAATGGACTCTGAAAATAAAGGATTCTGAAAACACTGTCGTTAAGACTATCAGTGGTAGGGCTGTGACTCCCCCTCTGTTGACCTGGGATGGGCGCAGTGATAGCGGAAGTCTTCTTGAAGGAAGCTTCACAGCTGAGCTTCAGCTTGTTTACAGTAAAGGAAACAAGCCAGTGGCTCTCAGCCGTGAGTTTTTACTGGACAATAGTGCTCCCCTGGTAGGCATTGAACTTTCACCTGTCCCATTTTCACCGGATGATGATAATGTGGATGACGAGCTGAAGATTGGATTGAGTGTTCGGGACCTGTCTCCCATAAGGGACTGGGAGATGACGATACGGGACCCTAAGGGAAAAGAATTCATAACATTCGGCGGCAGGGGACGTCCCTCTGAAAGAATCATCTGGGATGGACGATCCCGTCAGGGGGAGCTGGTTCAGTCGGCAGAAGATTATCCCTATGAAATCAGGGTTACAGATTTCCTGGGTCATTCCACAGCAGAAAAAGGGTTAATTCCCGTAGATATTCTGGTGATCCGTGAGGGAAATCAACTGAAAGTCAGAATTTCCAACATCACCTTTCAACCCTATAAAGCGGCTCTTGTTTCAGAAGGAGATCATGGTAATAAGAATAGGGAAGTACTGAAACGCCTGTCGGAAGTCCTTAAAAAATACGGATCCTATGGTATTGTTATTGAAGGTCACGCTGTGAGTGAGTATTATAACAACCCTGTCCGGGCTGCCAGAGAAGAAAAAGAAGAACTCCAGCCCCTTTCACTGTCACGCGCAGTCACTGTGAAAGAATACCTGAATACACAGGGCATACAGGAATCAAGAATGAATGTCATCGGTAAGGGAGGGACTGAACCTGTCGTACCCCACAGTGACTTGGAGAACAGATGGAAAAACAGGAGAGTCGAATTCATCCTGATAAAATGA